One Streptosporangium becharense genomic window, CAGGTGATCAACCAGGGCAAGGCGATGTCGAAGTCGCTGGGCAACGGCGTCGACCTGGGCCAGCAGATCGACGCCTACGGTGTCGACGCCGTCCGGCTGACGATGGTGTTCGCCGGCCCGCCGGAGGACGACATCGACTGGGCGGACCTGTCGCCGGCCGCCTCGCAGAAGTTCCTGGCCCGAGCGTTCCGCGTCATGGCCGAGGCCGGTGCCGCCTCCGCGCCGGGAGCCGACTTCGCCGGCGGCGACCCGGAGCTGCGCAAGATCGTCCACCGGACCGTCGACGAGGTCACCAAGCTGGTCGACTCCTACCGCTTCAATGTCGCGGTGGCCCGCATGATGGAGCTGACGAGTGCGGCCCGCCGGGCGATCGACTCCGGGCCCGGCGCCGCCGACCCGGCGGTCCGGGAGGCCGCCGAGGCGCTGGCGGTCATGCTGTCGCTGGTCGCGCCGTACACGGCGGAGGAAGGATGGGAGCGGCTGGGGCACCCCGCCTCGGTCGCCGGGGCCGGCTGGCCGGTCGCCGACCCGGCCCTGCTGGTTCAGGAGTCCCTCATCTGCGTCGTCCAGGTCGCGGGCAAGGTGCGCGACCGGCTGGAGGTCTCCCCGGAGATCTCGGACGCCGACCTGGAGGCGCTGGCGCTGGCCTCGGAGAAGGTCAAGGCGTTCCTGTCCGGCACGCCGCGCAAGGTCATCGTCCGCGCGCCGAAGCTGGTCAACATCGTTCCGTAGCGGTCTCCCGGGGCGTCCCTCCACGGGAGCCCCGGGGACGGCCCGCCGGGAGCGTGCGGGTCCACCGGGAGCCGTCCCGGACCGCGAGGGGCATGGGCGCCCGGCACGGCACGCGGAGAGCGGCGCTCGGAGAGCGACGTGCGCGAAGAGGCGTGCGGGGAACGATGTGCGGGAAGCGGTGACGCAAAAAGGAGCGGGTCCCCCGGTGGTGGGGATCCGCTCCTGAAGCGCGGCGTCTCAGAGTTTGCGCAGCACCGCCACGACCTTGCCGAGGACGGTGGCCTCGTCACCCGGGATCGGGTCGTAGTTGGGGTTGTGCGGGACCAGCCAGACATGGCCGTCCTTGCGCTTGAAGGTCTTGACCGTGGCCTCGCCGTCGATCATCGCCGCGACCACGTCGCCGTTGTCGGCCACCGGCTGCTGGCGCACGACCACCCAGTCTCCGTCGGCGATGGCCGCTTCGATCATCGAGTCACCGCTCACCTGGAGCAGGAAGAGAGTGCCCTCGCCCACGAGCTGCTTGGGCAGGGCGAACACGTCCTCGATGCTCTCCTCGGCGAGGATGGGCCCACCGGCGGCGATCCGGCCCACCAGCGGGACGTACGCGGCGGTCGGGCGGCTGACCGGCGTCTCGTCCTCGTTGTTGGAGTCGGGGTCGACCCACAGCACGGGCTCGCCGGGAAGGCGGACCTCCAGCGCGCGCGGGCGGTGCGGGTCGCGCCGCAGGTAGCCCTTGCGCTGCAACGCCGTCAGCTGGTGCGACACGCTGGAGGTGCTGGTGAGCTGGACCGCCTCACCGATCTCGCGCATGGACGGCGGGTAGCCCCGCTGCTGCACGGAGTCGCGGATCACCTCAAGGATCTTCCGCTGCCTGGGGGTGAGGCCGAGGGAGTCACGCCTGCGAACCGCCAGGTCGTCGGCGGCCGAACCGTTCTCGTTGCGTTCGCTCATACGAACTCCTCGCCTCCCGGTCTGTATCTGATGCGTCGCACGCAGCGACCGTATCGCGGTCGAAGATCATACTCAAACAGATGTTCGAATGTCCTCGAAATCGGCGACGTCGTGGTGTACAACATCGTACGGGAGTTCGATCGACATCGTGTTCGATTCACCGATCTTTCTTCGACATGTGTTCGGCCAGGTCGAGGGGATGGGGGGCCATCGTGAAGCCGACCGCGACACCACGGCGATCCAGGGCCGCGGCAGGAGTGCGTAACGGGTGGCGTCCCGGTGAGGCGCCACGACCTCAGGGGGTGCCGTCCCCGCCGGAGGTGCCGCATCTCCGGCTGGTCCCGCCGCCGAGGCCGGAGGTACGCCGGCCCGCATCTCCGGCTCGCAGGGCCCCGGGGGGTGCGCGCCGAGCCACCGGGCCCGGCGAATCCGCCGAATCCGCTGGCGCCACCAAGGCCTCCAGGGCCGCCAAGGTCGCCGGGACGGCCGGGGTTGTCAAGATCGCCGGGGTCCGGTCGCCTTCCGTGCCGAGCCGCGGGGCTTCCGGGTCCGCGCGGGGCTCCTCGGGCGGCGCCGAGGCGCGTCCGGGCCGGGGCGGACGCAACCCGCGGCCGTCACGTGGCGCGGGCCGCGGGCCGCTCCCTCCCGGGCGGCGTCCCGCGCCGGAGCGCACGCGGGGCTCTGTTCGCGGCCCCGTTCGCGGCTCCGCCCGTCCGCCGCTCCGGTTGACCCGCCGGGGGAAGGCCACCGTGGCGGCGGTGGTCGTGCTGCTCGCCTTCGGAATCCTCTGGCTCTGCGTGCGATCGACCGGCTCCATGTGGCCAATCGGCTCCGTGTGACCGACCGGCTCCTGTGCGAGCGTCCGGCTTCGTGTGGCCGGCCGGTTCCGTGCGTGACGGCTCCGCGTGGCCGGTCGGCTCTGTGTGAACGGCCCCATGTCGATCGGCGCCGTCCGGGCCGGCGGAGCGGTTCTTCCCGGGGTGCCGTCCGCGGGCGGTCGTGAAAGTCTCTAGGATCCCAGGAGTCTCCGCGATCCCAGGGGTCGCCCGTCCCGGGCTCGGGTGTGAGGGGCCCGTCGCCGTGTCGGTGCTGTGCCGTCGCGGTGCCGGTGTCCCGGGCGGTCGCCCGGTGTGTGTCCGAGGGCGTCCCGCTCCGCCGGGCGTTCCGCGAGGCGCGGACGGGGCCTGACTCCCGGAGGTGTCCCCTGGATGCCGGGTGGCCCCCGGGGCGGCCCGTCGCGGGGGGTGTCCGGAGTCTTGCCGGGCGGGCCGCACGTCCGTCTCATGAGGCCCGCGGGAACGCCTCCGCAGGCGCCGGGCGTGCCCACGGACCCGCGGAGCATTCTGGGAGAAGGGTTCCCGGAAGGGCGTCCGGAGGCCCGCCGGGAGGCGGCCGGGGGTGTCGGAGGCGGGTGGGCGAGGTGCTCATGGGGCTTCGGGCGACATCGGAGACGGCCGCGACGTGAGATGCGCGGGCGACACGCCGGGGCGCCTGTGCTGATCAGCCACTTCGCGTGGCGGGGCCCGGCCAACTTGCGTTCATGGTCGCGCACTTCTACGGTTGGACCACAACATCTAGTGGCTTAATCAAGGCACTGCACCACAAATTGTGTTTCTATTACCGCATCTCGACTATTCGGGGGGCGCGCGCGAGCGTCCCGGCGCGCATGCTGTGGGGCAGGGGAGACGAGTGAGCCGCTCGGCAGGTCAAGGAGGCGGCGCGCGTGCATTGTCCGTTCTGTCGTCATCCGGATACACGGGTCATCGACAGCCGGTCCACTGATGACGGTGGCGCCATCCGGCGTCGACGCACGTGCCCGGAGTGCGGACGCAGGTTCACCACACAGGAGACCGTCCTGCTCATGGTGAGCAAGCGCAGCGGCGTGACTGAGCCGTTCTCCCGGGAGAAGGTGATCGCGGGCGTCCGGCGGGCCTGCCAGGGCCGGCCGGTGGGTGAGGACTCCCTGGCCCAGCTGGGCCAGCGGGTCGAGGAGAGCATCCGGGCGACCGGGTGCGCGGAGATCCCCGCCCACGAGGTCGGGCTGGCGATCCTGGGCCCGCTCCGCGAACTGGACGAGGTGGCCTACCTGCGCTTCGCCTCCGTCTACCGGGGGTTCGAGACCCTGGCCGACTTCGAGGCGGAGATCAAGCAGCTCCGTGCGGAGCGCTCCGAAAAGCAGGACTGAATGCAAACCCCGGGCGCCGGGGGTGAAGCGGCGCGTTGATGTGGTCCGATTCGAGGGTTCTACGGGGCCCCGGGAGGGGGAAGTCATGACGGAGACCGTCAGTGGCGCAGTTTCACGTGGCGGCAAGCGGGTGCGCAAGGGCTTGAAGATGAAGCGCATCTTCACCACGCCGGGTGTGCATCCCTACGACCAGGTGTCATGGGAGCGCCGTGACGTCGTCATGACCAACTGGCGCGACGGTTCGATCAACTTCGAGCAGCGCGGGGTCGAGTTCCCCGAGTCGTGGTCGGTCAACGCCGCCAACATCGTGACGACGAAGTACTTCCGCGGCGCGGTCGGCACCCCACAGCGCGAGTGGAGTCTCAAGCAGCTCGTCGACCGCGTCGTGGGCGTCTACACGCGCACCGCGGTCGAGGAGGGTTACTTCGCGACCGACGAGGACGCCGAGATCTTCGACCACGAGCTCAAGCACGCCCTGGTCAACCAGGTCTTCAGCTTCAACTCGCCGGTCTGGTTCAACGTCGGCACCGCCTCGCCGCAACAGGTCAGCGCCTGCTTCATCCTGTCGGTCGACGACACGATGGAGTCCATCCTCGACTGGTACAAGGAAGAGGGTGTGATCTTCAAGGGGGGGTCGGGTTCCGGCGTCAACCTCTCCCGGATCCGCTCCTCCAAGGAACTGCTCTCCAGCGGTGGCACGGCCAGCGGCCCGGTCTCCTTCATGCGCGGGGCCGACGCCTCGGCGGGCACGATCAAGTCGGGCGGCGCCACCCGTCGCGCCGCCAAGATGGTCGTCCTGGACGTCGACCACCCCGACATCGAGGAGTTCATCGAGACCAAGGCGCGCGAGGAGGACAAGGTCCGCGCTCTCCGTGACGCCGGGTTCGACATGGACCTGGGCGGCAAGGACATCGTCTCCGTCCAGTACCAGAACGCCAACAACTCCGTGCGCGTCTCCGACGAGTTCATGCGCGCAGTGGAGCAGGGCGGAGACTTCGGTCTGCGTGCCCGCCTCACCGGTGAGATCCTCGAGAAGGTCGACGCCAAGGGCCTGTTCCGCAAGATGGCCAAGGCCGCCTGGGAGTGCGCCGACCCCGGCGTCCAGTACGACGACACGATCAACGACTGGCACACCAGCCCGGAGACCGGCCGCATCACCGCCAGCAACCCCTGCTCGGAGTACATGCACCTGGACAACTCCTCGTGCAACCTGGCGAGCATCAACCTGCTGAAGTTCCTCAGGGACGACGACTCCTTCGACGTCGAGAGCTTCGTGAAGATCACAGAGCTGATCATCACCGCGATGGACGTCTCCATCACCTTCGCCGACTTCCCGACCGAGAAGATCGACCAGACCACCCGGGCCTACCGCCAGCTCGGCATCGGCTACGCCAACCTGGGTGCGCTGCTCATGGCCACCGGCCACGCCTACGACTCCGACGGCGGCCGTGCCATCGCCGGCGCCATCACCTCGCTGATGACCGGCGCCTCCTACCGGCGCAGCGCCGAGCTCGCCGCGGTCGTCGGGCCGTACGAGGGGTACGCCCGCAACGCCGAGGCCCACAAGCGGGTCATGCGCAAGCACAGCGACGCCAACGACGTCCTGCCCACCTTCGAGGCGATGGACGAGTCCATCCACCGTGAGGCCACCAAGCAGTGGGCCGAGTGCCTGCGGCTCGGCGAGCGGAACGGCTACCGCAACGCGCAGGCCTCGCTGCTCGCCCCGACCGGCACCATCGGCCTGATGATGGACTGCGACACCACCGGCATCGAGCCCGACCTCGCCCTGGTCAAGTTCAAGAAGCTCGTCGGCGGCGGCTCCATGCAGATCGTCAACCAGACGATCCCGCGTGCCCTGCGCCGCCTCGGGTACCAGGAGGAGCAGGTCGAGGCGATCGTCGAGTACATCGCCGAGCACGGCCACGTCGTCGACGCCCCCGGCCTGCGGGCCGAGCACTACGAGGTGTTCGACTGCGCCATGGGTGAGCGCGCGATCGCACCCATGGGCCACGTCCGCATGATGGCGGCGGTCCAGCCGTTCCTGTCCGGCGCCATCTCCAAGACGGTCAACCTGCCCGAGTCCGCGACGATCGAGGACATCGAGCAGGTCTACCTGGAGGGCTGGAAGCTCGGCCTGAAGGCCCTGGCGGTCTACCGCGACAACTGCAAGGTCGGCCAGCCGCTCTCCGCGGCCGGCAAGAAGACCGAGGAGAAGGCCGGGGAGCAGGTCGCG contains:
- the lexA gene encoding transcriptional repressor LexA, which gives rise to MSERNENGSAADDLAVRRRDSLGLTPRQRKILEVIRDSVQQRGYPPSMREIGEAVQLTSTSSVSHQLTALQRKGYLRRDPHRPRALEVRLPGEPVLWVDPDSNNEDETPVSRPTAAYVPLVGRIAAGGPILAEESIEDVFALPKQLVGEGTLFLLQVSGDSMIEAAIADGDWVVVRQQPVADNGDVVAAMIDGEATVKTFKRKDGHVWLVPHNPNYDPIPGDEATVLGKVVAVLRKL
- the nrdR gene encoding transcriptional regulator NrdR, which gives rise to MHCPFCRHPDTRVIDSRSTDDGGAIRRRRTCPECGRRFTTQETVLLMVSKRSGVTEPFSREKVIAGVRRACQGRPVGEDSLAQLGQRVEESIRATGCAEIPAHEVGLAILGPLRELDEVAYLRFASVYRGFETLADFEAEIKQLRAERSEKQD
- a CDS encoding vitamin B12-dependent ribonucleotide reductase, with translation MTETVSGAVSRGGKRVRKGLKMKRIFTTPGVHPYDQVSWERRDVVMTNWRDGSINFEQRGVEFPESWSVNAANIVTTKYFRGAVGTPQREWSLKQLVDRVVGVYTRTAVEEGYFATDEDAEIFDHELKHALVNQVFSFNSPVWFNVGTASPQQVSACFILSVDDTMESILDWYKEEGVIFKGGSGSGVNLSRIRSSKELLSSGGTASGPVSFMRGADASAGTIKSGGATRRAAKMVVLDVDHPDIEEFIETKAREEDKVRALRDAGFDMDLGGKDIVSVQYQNANNSVRVSDEFMRAVEQGGDFGLRARLTGEILEKVDAKGLFRKMAKAAWECADPGVQYDDTINDWHTSPETGRITASNPCSEYMHLDNSSCNLASINLLKFLRDDDSFDVESFVKITELIITAMDVSITFADFPTEKIDQTTRAYRQLGIGYANLGALLMATGHAYDSDGGRAIAGAITSLMTGASYRRSAELAAVVGPYEGYARNAEAHKRVMRKHSDANDVLPTFEAMDESIHREATKQWAECLRLGERNGYRNAQASLLAPTGTIGLMMDCDTTGIEPDLALVKFKKLVGGGSMQIVNQTIPRALRRLGYQEEQVEAIVEYIAEHGHVVDAPGLRAEHYEVFDCAMGERAIAPMGHVRMMAAVQPFLSGAISKTVNLPESATIEDIEQVYLEGWKLGLKALAVYRDNCKVGQPLSAAGKKTEEKAGEQVAEQAVSAEPAIQVVEISRPTRRRMPNQRPSTTTRFTVGGAKGYMTASSYPDDGLGEVFLKMSKQGSTLAGVMDAFSVAISIGLQYGVPLETYVGKFVNMRFDPAGMTDDPDIRMAASVMDYIFRRLALDHLPYEERAALGIFSASERAAQQRGEDPAPANTDEVIAELATSAPIEEQPQPQPQPRSATVAVEAPRQPGSLESHQGRTADAPLCMTCGTKMRPAGSCYVCEGCGSTSGCS